Part of the Hevea brasiliensis isolate MT/VB/25A 57/8 chromosome 16, ASM3005281v1, whole genome shotgun sequence genome is shown below.
TATACAAACACACAAAAGTGCATGCACACATTTATATAACAGGGCGTGATAAAACAGCAGTTGATATTGTCAAATTGTGAACCTCCCCATCATTGGTTTCTTTAAAGATTTAGAAAAAGAGAATATCATTACCTTGCAAGGCACTCAATGCAGTTGCTGCACAGGCTGGATTTTCAAAATCAACGAAACAAAGTATAATAGGATCTCCACGCTGCATTATCAATGAATAGAGTCACAATCCTAACAAGCCCACATGCAAGAAGGCATGTATGGCAAGATAGTTTGTAAAACAGACACTTACATGTTTGAATTCTTTGCTTACAAGTCTAACTTCCTTATATCCTACAAAAGGGCGAAAGATATCTAACGGTCCAGTAAAGGAACACAAAAGAAGGGAGGAAGGGGAGGGAATACCTCCAGTAAATAATGAGAAAAAATAGACACCACAATTGTACAACATTGCTACAACATCAAGAGGATACGAGCTACTTCCCTCCTTGTGCTGTCAGGAGGGAGTCCCTCAACATATAGTGTGCTGGAAGCATCTGGGGGTAGAGGTACAGTTTCACGAACAGGCCTATCCATTGTATCCACTGAAGGCTGTCTACGAAAAACAAGGTCTCGACCATTTGGTGCCAGATAAGGACCACTAACCCGAGGACGGCCCACGACACCAGAGTTAAATACTGGAAGATCAGTCCTTGCATTACCATTAGCCCTTCCCAATCCAACACTTAACCCACTAGCTTCTCCAGAAGAAAAAGTAATTTGCTTCAAAAGAAATTAGGATGAGTATTTCAGCGAAAAACCTTGTATGTTCATGATTAGAAAAAATAAAGATTGCCAAAAAGCACCAGGTTTAAAGGGCTACCGCATTTTGCAGATATCGGTCATATGCCGATCCAATTGTCTTTGTATCCTTCACAACCTGATGCCTGCTgtgatcatcatcatcatcccttGGATAATAGTTATGAATCTCATGGCTTGAAGGCAACCCTGAAGATTGGAGATCTGCAATCTCAAACAAAGACACTTAACTATAAATTTCATTCTCAGCAGTATCTAATTCTCCGTCAAATGAATCCACAGAAGCTGCGCATGGAAAATGGCATGGAAGATCAAGTCCAGAAAACAACAAGACACctttatttgaattttaaatgccaatgcatttaatttaagaaagCCACAATTTAAGCATTACATTAGCAGTGAATTGAAT
Proteins encoded:
- the LOC110636013 gene encoding RNA-binding protein 2, with the translated sequence MKPTTLNHGMIPFHFQPREVKWENRAFLVIKNPKPFGWKLGLLFLLISLQKLCDVTQVENFLLLKAIATRQRSRDMTDGYRHRQWQQQQQQLPLLPASGSLKRPRSDYNLQSSGLPSSHEIHNYYPRDDDDDHSRHQVVKDTKTIGSAYDRYLQNAQITFSSGEASGLSVGLGRANGNARTDLPVFNSGVVGRPRVSGPYLAPNGRDLVFRRQPSVDTMDRPVRETVPLPPDASSTLYVEGLPPDSTRREVAHIFRPFVGYKEVRLVSKEFKHRGDPIILCFVDFENPACAATALSALQGYKLDEHDRESNYLRLEFSRYPGPRSGHGGRGRR